The sequence GCTGCCAGCTGGGATGATTTTTATGGGGAGACAGAGGGACTGCTCTGGAGGACACCCATGCCCTTATGTCCCCTCCCACCCAGAGCCCGGGTCTTAGGGCACACCTGGCCCTTGAGAAATCCCAGGGGAGGGGGGTGCTGCCAGGGAGCTATACACAGCTGGGATGCCACAGCTGGAATCCCCCACATTCCTCCATTCCAGTCTGCCCAACTGGCTGCAGCTGGCAGCGGTGTGTTCTTCCAATGCAGGTgtgtggggaaaggaggaggaggaggagcaggaacCAGGCCCATGTATGGCACTACCTGGCCAGGATGCTGGCGTGGGGCACTGAAACATCTGGGCTCAGGCAGCCATGTCCTGGGGCACTGAAGGTGGGGTCAGGCATTGCTGGGCTTCAGCGTAGCTGGGCAGGCCTCTTCGGAGAGGTGGCAAACATCTGCCACACAGGATAAGTGAAGAGCTGGGCTGTGGGTGctgctggggtggggacagggagacaAGTGCTCTAGGGCTCTCCTGGCAGGACTGGGGATCCCCACTCCCCAAGAGAGCCCAATGCCTCCCCTGCCCAGCCTGGTGGGCATGGTTTATGTCCCAGACCTGGGGTCCTAGCCGTTCACTCACTGCTgcaaccctgggctgggagccctAGTGGGGTCTGAGCTTGAAGAGTTATAGGCCCCACTTTCAAGGCACACCTGACCAAGCACCCGGGaccacatcacacacacacacacacacacacacacacacacacatcacaaaGACTCACACAGGTGTACTCAAACACACAAAGATACagaccctcctcctcctctggggaGTCATATAAAATGCCATAGTTACCCACAGACACAGGATCACCCAGAGATGCTATCGTGCACCCTTCCAgaatagcacacacacacacagaaacacacacatagcCACACAGACCTTCCCAGAGCCACTCACAAAGTGACATCAATAGCAGCACCCCAATAACACACAAGGACCCTCACCATCACATAGACCCCCATAGAGACTCAGAAATACACCACCTCACAaagacacacccacacacagtTACTTGGACTCCCAGAATCACACCCTGAGCCTAAttacacagatacacacaagGCCATTGTGTGGAACAAACCCATTGGGTCACACACAAAACGACTCTCAAAATCATCCGTAGGTTTGGCACACACAAAGTCACACAATGATATGCAAACGACATGCACACATGGATATACAAGATCACTCATGGTCACAAACAGTTTCACACAGTTGGTCACAGACCACCCGAAAATACATACAAGCATCACCAAATCACAAACGGGGACACACAAGCCAGCCCGCAGCTGCACGCAAAGTCCTATAGGCACACACTCCCATGTGCCTCAGAGGCACAGCCTGGCCAGATCCCAGGACAGGCAGGAGGCAAGGCCTCTGGTAGCAGGCGCTCATCTGGAGGCAAAGAGAAGGAGTTGGGGAAATGTTTCATTTGCAGCCGGCAAGagacccacccacccaccctggaAACCTGGCCCTGGCTCCTGAATGGGGCCTCTGTATGTGGCCACCGCCCAGCCATCCCAGGGAGTGgatatggggtgtgtgtgtgttgggggggggttGAGCCGGCTGTACCATGTCCCTGGCCAAGCCTCAGGGGCCACCCAGCCACACACCAGGGCTCAGGATGGAGTCCCCCAGCCTGGAggaaccctccccacccctgttCCTGTTATATCTGGAGGCCACTCCCCAAACCCAGGCTGCACGGGGAAGACAGAGCAGCAAGCCCATGGCCCCACTGGTGCTGAATGTCCAGGTCTCCCTGTCTCAGGCCTACGTGCATCCCCAGGCAGTGTGGGCTGTCAGTCCCACACCACAAGGCCTCTCCCTCTAGCATGAAGGTGTGACAGCATGGCTGAGGATGTGACAGTGTAGTCGTGTGTAGCGGGGCTCCCTGTGCAGCACGGGGGTAGGGGTGGGCAGTCATAGCCACTTGGCTCCTGTCAGCACACACACTGTCACACCATGGatcacacagccacacacataGCCACCCTGTCTCATCTTCAGTCACACTATCACACACAACCACCCTGTCACACCTGCTGTTATACACAGCCATGCTGTCACACCTTTAACCACACACAGAACCACACTGTCACACCTTCAACCAGCAACACTTCACAGCCTCAGCCAGGCTGTCACACACAGAAATACTGTCACACCTGCAATGATTCTGGTCACACACGCCTTCAGCCACATGGTCTCACACTTCCACACGGTTAGCCTGCCACACTGACCCTCCTACTGTGTGAGTGTCACACTGACCCACAGACGCACACTGACGTAGTGGTCTGTGTGCCCCTGCAGCTGTGCTAGCCACAGGGCCACCCAGAGTCACTGCCCCACTCAGCCACAAGGAGGGGAAGCAGATCTGATCACTTCATCCCCAGGGCGTAGCATACAGCTGTCCCTAGATCAATGTTTGAACCAAACCAGTCGCTCTCACTGTCAGTGTCACAGCAGACATCCAGCAGGTAAGGTCACTAGAAAATTGCTCAAAGATACTCTGCTGACACACGCTCAGGGCCTCACTGTTGCAGGTGACAGGCACACATCTCACACTACCACACAAGGCTCACAGTCCCCGGACAGAGCTACAAAAAACCACCGCATCACCATTAGAAGTACATCCTATAACACAACAGTTGCTCTCCCCAGTGTCTGTCACAACATTGAGACAGCCCCTTAGCTGTCCCCACAGGCAGGCAGGCATGCTAACATGGCCCCCACAATAGTCACTAGGCCACCACCCAGCCCCCCAGTCATAGAGAAAGGGACAAGCCCGTGCTGACATCCCTCCTCCCCGCTGTAGTTGGTACACGGAGAGTGGGGGGGCTAATGGACGCACAGCTGTCAGCAGTGGGTGCCAGGCCCCCACCTCATGAATATTCATCATCTGGGGCTCTCCTGAACCTGTGGGGAGTCTGAGGTCCCAGGCAGCTGGGCACCCCCTTCTGTGCCAGAAGGCCCTCAGGTGAGGGGGGGCACTCAGCAAGGCCCCAACAGTCCTCAGAACCTACAACCAGTCCTGCACATAAGTACATACGAGTTTGTGAACAGACTCCCCCAGACACACAAACAATAGTCACACAAACTCACAACCACACCCCAAAACACGGCCAtccaccatcacacacacacacacacacccctcaggCATGCAAACACAGGCATAGTCACATGAACTCACAaccacacaatcacacacacacagacatacacacacaccccaggtaTGCAAACACAGGGGCACACAAACTCGGTCACATGACCACAAACATATGTAAATCATCACACCCAAATGACACACTCACCATTACATTCAGgaatgaaaatacacacacatttccaAACACACGGACATGTAGCCACCTCAAAACTACAACCACTTTTCATAAAACAGCCACACAAGTGTGCAAACATGGACTCACAAATTTGCAGAGTCCCACTGACTCAAATGCACTCACATACTACCACCCTAAAGGGCATCTTCACtgaccatcacacacacacacacacacacacacacacaaacacactaaGATCTCACTTGGCCCACCCCTGACggtttacagaaggggaaactgaggcactgagtgGCTGAAGGCCCCTTGGAGGACGCCCCTCCTGACTCCGGACAGAGGCTGAGGCCAGGCGCCCCCTGCCGGTCTGGCCCCTCCAAGAGCGCGCCGGACGGCGGCGCGCGGGACGGGCACGCGCCTGACGTAACCATGGCATCCTCTTGGCGCTTGCGGCCCGCGCACGGGGAGGGCGGGGCGGGAGAGCGTTGCCATGGCGCCGACAGGCCGCGTGAATGGGGCATTGTTCGCCTCGGCGCCCGGGCCGGGCTGTCCTGGACCCACCCGGACCCACTCAGGCGGGCAGAGACGGAGAGACACAGAGATTGGGGAGAGACAAAGATAGGGAGAAACAGAGATAAGGAGAgacaagagatggagagagacagacaaaactgtagatggggaaagaaagacatttagaagccgagaaggagagacagagacggGGAAAGACAGGTGGGGGAGAcctgagagatggaaagaaatgcaCCAACGAGGAAAGACGGACAGAGGGACAGAACCAAGGAGAGGCAGGTCCGGGGATCGTGATGTAAGACGAagggctggggatgggggtgggagaaagggcaCGACCAGCCAGCCAACAGTGCCAGAGCCCACTGTGCCTGGCGCTGTGCCTGGCAACCGAACCAGGCAGAGGACCAAGACCCCCAGACAAAGTCAGAGACGCTGAGAGACAGCCTACAGGAGACAGCCATAGAGAGACCCAGTGAGACGGAGGTTCAGAGATACCAGGAAGGGAATAAAGGGAGTGTCTGGAGGGTCTCTGGCCCCACCCATCTCagttcttcctcctttcccctttggACAACAGCCCTCCCCTGGTTTGACACTCTTGGAAGGCACACCTCTCTCCTCCACATCTTCACGCACCCGCTAACAAGACACCATCAACACCGGGACCTAGTCTTTGGTGACACTACTCCAGACACTCCAAGACACCCGCACGGACCCAGTGACACCTACAGATACACCCACAGACACCCAGTGACAGTCATGGTCAGACACACCCTTTTGACAGGGATTCAGAGTAACAGAGATACAGCCTCATAGATGCATTGTCACATGAGGATCCTGCCAGACATGAGGTTCCAGACATGGCCACACACCACCACACTGGCTCACACTCCATGGGAACACTGTTATATGTGGCCACCCAGCCATGGTGCACCCTCACACCTGCACACATTTCCTCACATTCATTGACACCATCAGGGACACATGCACTCTTTATACCGGGCATTTGACCCAATGACTGGGTGCCCTGGCCCCCGGCCCAGACTGGGGGGATCTGTGAGGCTGCTAGGTCCAGTTCTCCAAGTTTGACAGACATCAGTCACCAGCCGAgacggggaggggagggaggtgaagctccaccccccgccccctcaAGGGGCTGGGTCAAACAAGGCGTGTGTAGTCCCTGAACTCCTCCGTGTCTGAGTCATCTTGGCCCAAATCTGGACCAAGGGTGTCCCCTGGTGGCCATGTGTGGTCTCTGCATCCATCTGGTGGGGCGATGGCAGGCAGCCCGGTGGCCCAGCCTGTAgagaagggcagagaggagagaccCAGGCTCAGCACACAGAGACCAGAGGCCAGAAGCCAGGGTCCAGAAGCCAGAACTCAAAGCCAGAATTCAGAGCTTGGAGTCCAGATCCCAGAACCCAGAATCTGAATCTAGATCCTGTCTTCAGAATCTGGAATTGAGGGCCCAGAATCCAGAACCAAGAACAGAACCCAGAGCCCTCCTCAGAGCCTGCCCCCTGCCTTCCCTGAGCCTCCAGATTagagcagggcagagagagaTGAGAACAGGATGATGAGAACAGGAACGGACTGAAGGGGCAGAAGAGGAGGCCTGTCGTGACCACACAGAGACTCTCCCGGCTGCTGCCCCctgtgtgtttacacacacacaacaggatCTTACACACAGACTCACGTGCCCAAATATACAGGCTCTGATCATCAGATGTACATCACAGCCCACCCtcaaatacatacacataatcACACCATCACACATACACCCTGACACACCATCATCAGACAGCCAGACacacctttctctcctctcccagcacACGGACACACTCTTACCTGTGTACCCAAACCATCTCAGAGTTGCTCCCCACCCTCAGCCATCCCACTAAGCTTGGACACATAGCCACCACACCCAGAGATGCATAAAAATCCAGACTCCCAATCCCACACCCTGACAAGCTCACAGAATTGTGCAGGCTgacatgcacgtacacacacacacacacacacacacacaccctcccccaaGCACAGAGAAGCCCCATGCCTTGGCAGCCACAAAGCCCCTGGGAACGGGACCCCCGGGACGGGGCTAGCCTCGCACCCCTGTGCACACTCCAGCCCTCCCCTGCCTGGCCGGCTGGCGGGCTTTAATACAGATGCCAAACTCATAATTGTAACTGAGGGTGACAGGGTCACCTTGAGCCCCAGATGCTCGTGTGGTGACAGATGGCGTTGGCAAACCTGATTAGCAGCCCCCGTGCCAGCGCCTGTGGCACCTgcatccctgcccctcccccgctcccccaGCACTCATTACCCACCCATTActgggcctggggggtgggggtgggggctggctgGCACTGCCCAAGAGGGGGCAGGGACTCCAGGGCCCCCCTGGCACCAAGGTTCCCAGCTGGCTCCCTGGCTGGCAGGAGGTGGACACAGCTGAAATGGGGGGAGCAGGCGCTTCATATGTCTGAGAGAGGGGTGCCCACAGTGCCAAGGCTGACATGCCCACTCGGACACTGCCTGGGGTTTGGCACAAAAccttggagggaggagggagagtgcACCCCCCAACCATGGGCCCCTGCTGACCCTCCCCCGCCAGGGCCCTTGAAGCAGGGCCTTGGGAGCCGCCTGCCTGGCCTATTCCCATCCCTCTGTGCAGATCTGTGGGGTCAGAGGTCACAGGCTCCCACGCCCAGCTGGCCTCACTGGCCCATCTGTTTCCTCGGgtcccctcctcctgctcccctcaCCTGAGGCCTTCCTTCCTGAGGCAGGAAGAGGGCTGAGGGGGGCCTGGCTGCCCCGCCTCCCTGTGCGCTCCGGGGAGCATTTGGAGGCAACCCTGACAGCGCCACATGTCCCTGTGTCTGTGCCAGACGGGCCCATCTGCTAGGGCCCTGGTTCCAGCCGCCCAAAGCCAGGTTGCCCTCGTCCGCTGCCGACTCTGCGCCCAGCTGAGGAGGGAGTACTCCCCATGCCCACATTCCACAGGGCCACCCACTCCCAGGGAACCCCATTTGGAGGAACAAacacaaaatacacacatatacacacaacgGGGCTTGGCCAACCTTTATGGTTCCTGTAGAATGCCACACTGGACATGGGACTGGGAGGAGACTGGGCGGGCGGTGGAGGGGGCAGCTGGGAACACAGGGATCCTGCCTCTGACTTGGGGAACACAGCTTCCTCCAGCAGCTACATCTGCCTTCCTGCCTTGGTTACTTGAGGTCCCTAGGACAGGGTCGTCACTGTATCTCCTGGTCTGGGTGGGACCGTCTGTCTCCACTGCAGTTTGGAATGTGTCTTTGACTCATTCTGTGAGAGGAAATCCAGCCTGGTGGTTAAAAGCAGGTGCCATACTGTCTTGGGTTTGAATGCCGGTTCTGCCACAtactgctgtgtgaccctgagcaagtggCTTTGCCTCTTGgggtctcagtttccctctctgtaaaatggagtgaTACCCCTATGTCATCAGGCAGCTCTAAGGATATGAGTAAGTACATATTAAATGCTTAGAGCCAGGCCTGGTTAACAGTGGGAACTTAATAAATCCGTGCTATGACTATAAGCAGTTCACCTCTATAGCTGGGGCTGTGTCTGGTGTCCCCGGGAGCAGGGCTAGGACTCTGAAGGCCCAAAGGGCTGTCCCCGCATCCTTGGTCTCTTTGACCCAGTGTTACATGGTCCAGGTCAGCGTCATTCTTGGCCCATCTCCCCACAGCTCTCCAAGGTACGtgcatctgtgtgtctgtccatGATGCTCAGCTCATGCCTTCGGGCTGCACTGACACTCCTCGACCAGTACTGTGGACGTCTTCACCCGCCGACGGGAGGCTGGACTGCCCACTTGACACCAAAGGACCACAGGTGCCCAGCGCCTGCGAGTGGGGGCACAGCTGTTGCAGAGGACAAGTGAGGTGGAGTCCACACCAGGGATGTAGATCGAGGAGCAGTGGCCAAAGCAGAGGTGATTGCGGAGGCGCACGGCCGTGCAGCCCAGCCGGGACAGCACCTGGGTCCACAGGCAGGGAGATGGGTCAAGGGCAGTGGAGTCTGGGGCTAGAGTGGCAAGAATAATCGCCCATCCACTTCCACCCCACCTTGACAAGCATAGATGCCTGGGCTCAAATCGTGACTCTGCCATCTTCTGACTGTGTGACTTGGGGTAAGTTACTCAACATCTCTGAGCCAGAGTTTCCCCACCTTTGAAATCAAAGTccaaccaggaaaaaaagaaaccactctAGGCCCTTCAACAGAGAGGATTAATACAGAGAAGGGCGAAGGGACAACAAGAAGGGAGGCATTACAGGAGTGCGGAGGGGACTACAAAGAAGCCCGTGGCCCGTTGCCTAGAACACagtcagtgctcagtaaatgttagctccTCCTCTGATCCCCTCCAACTAAGTGGACCTATCAACTCCCCCCCTGATCGTGGCCCTTCTCTATTTAAACCCTGCACTCCTGCCTCtgctcctctcccacccctcagctcccaccctccctctcacTCTGCCCTAACCACCCCAGCCTCTTGCCCTGAGTCATACAGAAATCAGCAGTTAAGGCAGACCTTGAACCCAAATACAACTGGCTCCAAAAACTGGGCCATAACACACAGTATGGATTCCTACAGCCCTCACGGAGCATCAATGGAATGAAGCTGTGAGAGTGCTGCCCACACCCCTCTCATTCAGGCTGCCCCACAGAGCTTAGGAGGCAGGTACTACTAGGATTCattattcaacaaacactgagctCCTGCTATGTGCCTGGCTCTATTCTAGGGCCTGGAGACAGGAATACGGAAGTGAACAAGCTATAAAAATCCCTGCCCTGGTGGAGCAGACATTCTACtgaaagagacagacaataaatgcAATTACAGAATCAGTTTCACTTGTTAGGTGATTATGAGTACTACAGcaagaaataaagcagaaaggGAGGAACAGGGTGGGAGGTGCTGCATGTTTAAATGATGTTTGAGTAAAAACCTGAAGGAGGTGAAAGAAGGAGCCAtcgaatgtgtgtgtgttgggggtggcgGGGAAGGAAGGGTTGCTAAAGGCAAAGGaacagctagtgcaaaggccctgaggtataTAACATTGGTGTGTCTGGGGGAAAGCAAGGAGGCAGGTGTGGAAGGAGTAAAGTGGATGAGAAGAagatgggaggaggtgagggcagggaagggagaggcagaTGGTGCAGAGCCTTGTGGGCCAAGGGAAGGACTTGAGCTTTTGCTCTGAGTGAGGTTCTGAGCGAAGGAGGGATGTGATCTGACTCAGGTGTTCACAGGTGCCCTCTGGCCACTAAATGCAAAACCAGACTTGGGCAACGCTGGTGATAGCAGAAGCTGCGTGACCAGGATTGGGGCAACTGCATTGGTCCCAGTGGGAGAGGCTTAACCCCAATTTTataagggaggaaactgaggatcagagataGTTAGGTAAGGGATGCAGGGCTGACCCCAAATCTGGCACCACAGCCCATGCTCTCTTCCAAGGCTGAGACCcagccctctccttcccccacccacatACTCACCTGAGTAAAGGGCACAGCCTTACACCTCTCCTGGGCCACTTCCTGTGGATCCAGTGGGAGAAACATGGTGGTAGCCACCTCCTGCCCACGCTGCAGCCCACCTGTCCCCAGCCGTCCAGTTTTTTGCAAGTCCAAGAAGGCCTTCCAGTTGCCAAGGGCAGAGGATGACACCAAGGAGGCTAGGGCCCCTCTGCCCAGAGTTCGGGTCTGATTGGCggcagcccagggctggggtgagggacCGTGGGGTCCAGGCCTCCCCAAGACTATAGGCAGCCAGGCCCCACTGAACAGGCTCAGGAGAATGGTCAGCTGGCCGGGGAGCATCTGTCTGTCTGAGACTGGGGCTCAGGGTCCCGGGCAGTCGACCCTGCTGTCTGGTGAGTGGAGGCTAGGCCTTCCAGACCCGCTTTTTATGGCCTGCCCTCCACCTGGCAGCCTGGGAGGCAAGTGCCTCTGCAAACCTACCATGCGGAGAAGAGTAAACCCAGAACTACTGggttcccacccctcccccccccagccTGGCAGGGGATCTGAGGGCTGGGCCTGCAGGTGTGTGGGCTGGGGGACCAGGAAAGGCAGGCAGGTCTAGAGACAGGGGCTTGGAGCACAATGCCGAAACCTCTGAGGGCTCCTTTTCCCATTGGGGCCCCATTCATCCATTTAGCAAAACCAGACTTTGCAATTAAGCTACTCCGGTTTCAATCCCAGCATTGCAACTTCCTGGCTGTGCAGCACCGGTCAAGTCCATTAACCACTCTGGGCCTCGGCTTCCTTTTCTGGAatatggagataataacagtCCTTACATGGTAGGATGGTTCTGAGGATTCAAGGAAATAGAGAATTTATGGAAGGAGTTTAAAATTAGAGGCTGGTACACAGTAGCACCATGAGTAAGCTATGATTAACATTATTGCTGTTGGTTTTCTTTTAGCACCTGTTAGAGGCCAGTCGTAATTCTGAGCCCTAGGGATACAGACGGACAAGACAGAAAATATGTCCCCCTGCCACGGATTTTACATTGTAGTGCAGAAAACAGACAATACAAGATAAATAAGATGATTTTAGAGTCTTGAGTTTTAACAAGATATTTAAAAGGGACGCACCTTACAGGTGTCTTAGAGGGGGCTTCTGCCCCagaggtggtcagggaaggcctccctgaggaggtgacatttttgCAGAGTCCTGAGGTGCTGTCACAGACAATATAAACAGCCTGGTTGGGGGCGGGGTAGGTTGGAATGCTTGAAGCACTAGAGGTGGGAGCCGAGTACCAGGCTTTTGGGCCCCGGGGGATCCCCGCGGGTCCTGACACCTCTGAGGCCCCCATCTCGCACCCAGGTGAGGCGCTGCAGGCCGCGGGGCCGTGGGAAGCTGCAGGGCGGGTCCTTCCCGCGCCCCACAGGCTGTGCGTGCGATGGAGGCGCGCTCGCCCTCTGGCGGCGGCTCTCGGGACTGCGCGTCGGGCTCTCGGAACATGCCTCCCAGACGACCCACCTGGAGATCCGCGGGCGCCTCCCATGCATCCCCGCTACATCTGAGTTCCTGGGTGTCCCCCAGCTTGCCTTTCGGCTGTCCTGTAGGCCCAGCTAACCTCAGCTCCATTCGGCCAGGTGCTAAGGCTTCAAACTTTAGAGCATCCTTGACGCCTCTCTTTCTCCaatcccaccccctccccaatctTATATGAAAGCAAGTCCCGTCCACTTCAAAATCTAACCAGAACCCGCCCACTTGTCATTCCTTCCTCAGTCCCCCACCTGTACACGGCCCCCATTATCTCCCACCTGAACCAGTATAGTCCCTCAGCCTTGgtcccccagctcctgcccccaCAGTCTGTTCcccccacagcagccagagggcgCCTGTGAACACCTGAGTCCCTGCCTGTCCCCCTCCACCTCACCCAGGGTAACAGCCAAATTTCTCACTGCGGCCCACCAGGACTTGCACTGTCTATTCCCATCACCTCCCCACTCTAGTCTCGCCCCACTCTCCCCCTCCAGCCACACGGGCCGCCTCGCTGTTTCCCCGACTCAACAAGCATAATCCCCTAATACTGCACAGCTGTACAGGGCTGCGTAAGCTCTTATAGTTTCAACATGGAAagatacccaagaaaaatgaagtcaaaacATTTGCAGAACAGTGTGTCTATTATGCCCAGACCTGTTGGGAGAGGGGGATAAGAATTTATAGCTACTGTTTACTTGTATATGCATATTGAAAAGTACAGCAGGATTTTCCTGTTGGGGAGGGGCATGGAAATGGGTGGATGAGATGGCAGGGGCTTCACTTTagagtttaaaaattgttttaaccaTGCGAAAAGAaacttcagaaaaggaaaaagcacaaatGAGAGCAATTTATACTTTGTCCTGCCCCTTGCTTTTTTCAAATGAACTATTTTGGGCATTCAAATAAGTGTAGATAAAAAatataccccccccccccccgccactgCACTCATTACCCCAATTAAGAAATCAAAGATTACAGACACGAGAGAAACTTGCTTTATACTTGTCCCTAACCCCTGAATTTGCCAATTATAATCCTCATGGCTGCATTCATAGTTTTACTACATATATGAccaggtgtgattaaaaaaatatgatgaatgtttaaatttttaaaatttgttatagtaaaagacacattgccattaatccccctcaaaat comes from Rhinolophus ferrumequinum isolate MPI-CBG mRhiFer1 chromosome 18, mRhiFer1_v1.p, whole genome shotgun sequence and encodes:
- the DAND5 gene encoding DAN domain family member 5, with translation MLPGQLTILLSLFSGAWLPIVLGRPGPHGPSPQPWAAANQTRTLGRGALASLVSSSALGNWKAFLDLQKTGRLGTGGLQRGQEVATTMFLPLDPQEVAQERCKAVPFTQVLSRLGCTAVRLRNHLCFGHCSSIYIPGVDSTSLVLCNSCAPTRRRWAPVVLWCQVGSPASRRRVKTSTVLVEECQCSPKA